AGAAAGGTTATGTGAACGGTTTGTTGAGTCTGAAGAAGCTGGACAGACGATTTTATTATCCAAGTAGGGAAAACAGATTCGGCTAAatattgagaaaaaaaagactTTTTCCAATGAGAAATCGTGAAAGCCTGGCCCAATAACACCAACAGTCCTAATTGTCAAGGAAAAAGTATGTTTTACCTCTTACAACTATCACGAAAGTATGGTTTTCCTCCtgcaactacgaaaccgggtacttcacctccctcaacttttcaaactgtgcattttacctccctcgagTGGTTTTGAAGACTGTTCGCTACAGTAACTGCGGTTTTGCAACAGTAACCATAGTTttgtcttttttcttttttaaaaaaatttttgttgaatctttgaaaaattattgtaaatcatagaaaaatcataaaatgaaaaattcaattttgttggactccacattaGAATATCTACAcattgaacatataatatgatatgcTTTAGTATAAAGTTTTTTCTTGGAAGGTTTTGTCtttgtcttttttatttatttggctGAATCTATGAAAAATCAttgtaaatcatagaaaaatcataaaatagaaaatctaattttcTTAGACTCTACATGAAATTTAAtttacaaaatttaaattttttagttttAATTTCATGTGGAATCTAATTTTGTAAATCATTGTAAATTCAatttcatgtggagtccaacaaaattagatttctattttataatttttctataaactttATACTAAATCATATCATATTATATATTCAATGTGTAGATTTTTTTCAtgtggagtctaacaaaattaagtttttcattttatgatttttttatgatttataataatttttcaaagattcaatagaaaattttgaaaaaagggaaaaacaaAACTATGGTTACTGCAACAAAACAGTCTTCAAAACCACTCGAGGGAAGTAAAATGCACGATTTGAAAAATTGAGGGATTTGAGGTACCCAGTTTCGTAATTACGAGAAAAAAACCAAACTTTCGTAATAATTGAAGGAGGTAAAACGGATTTTTTCCAATTTTCAAAACTAGGGAGCCTTCGGCCCACCCAGAAGGGCCCACGCGAAGCCCGCATGTGCGTCTTCGTTAAAACCGGAACACGTGTCCCCCCACTCCCCTCCGCAacgtctctttctctctcttccgcAGACACTCCAACGGTCAAATCATCCCCCACAAATctccccctttctctctctaaaaAAATCCGCGGAGTCACCGGCGCCGGAGGCCCAggcaggagaggagagaggagccATGGCTAGGAGGGGGGGAGCGTGGAGGCCGAGGAGGCGGAAAgccccgcccccgcctccgGCGGCGGAAGGTGGCCGCGACggagacgccggcggcgcggcggaaggCGGGCGCCCGCCGCCGAAGAGGCAGGGCCCCGCCGCgtcggtcgccggcggcgggttctTCTGCTGCTACCTGCTCCGGTCCCTGTGCCCGCGAAGCAAGAGCCGCACCTACATCGGCTTCACGGTGAacccgcggcggcggatccgccaGCACAACGGCGAGATCGCCAGCGGCGCGTGGCGgacccgccgcggccggccgtgGGAGATGGTGCTCTGCATCTACGGCTTCCCCTCCAACGTCGCCGCGCTCCAGGTACTACGCGACAGCGCCCCGCCTTGTTCCGATCCCTGCTTGCAATTCCTCGAGTTCTTTCATAGCAGTACTCCGCCGATTGAGATTTGAGATCTCGaaagatttatattttttttatgagGTCGCTCTGTTCTTGCTGATCTGACCGAAATTGATGTTTTTCAATTGTGCAGTTTGAGTGGGCGTGGCAGCACCCCATAGAGTCCCTCGCCGTGCGCAAGGCCGCCGCCGAGTTCAAGTCGCTCGGCGGCATCGGCAACAAGGTCAAGCTCGCCTACACCATGCTCAACCTCCCCTCATGGCAGAAGTAAGAAAAGACACTTCCTTTATTTCCCCACTCCTTGAACAATGAACATCCGTCTTGTCTATACATTTCCTGCTTGTTCTAGTCTGATGTGGAGTGCGATGTTTCTGTGTCATCAGCTTAAACCTGacggtgaatttcttctcctcgAAGAACATCAAGTTCACTGCTGGCTGCCCGTCGCTGCCGAGCCAGATGAAGACAGTCGTCTGCGCGATGGAGGATCTGCAGTGCAACACTGATGGCCCCTCGTCTGAGGAGGACAACTTCAGCCCTGAGCCTCAAGAAAGGCAAGAGGAGGACAGCTTCATCCATTCGCCTCAAGACCGGCAAAAACTGTCTGATTCGCCTCAAGACCGGCAAGAACTGTCTGATTCGCCTCAAGACCGGCAAGAACTGTCTGATTCGTCTCTCCAAGACGAACGCTCTGAACATTATTGGCAGCAAATGACCACTGATCAAGATGAACACACTGCATACTGTTGGCAGCAACCATTCCCTGATCTAGATGAACACTCTGGACATTGTTGGCAGCAACTGCCCTCTGATCAAGATGAACACTCTGGACACTATTGGCAGGAACCATCCTTTGATCAAGCACAGCCAATGGGTGCGCAAGCGGGGATTGCAGGACATGATGCTGAAGACTCCATTGATGAGTTTGCTCCGATGGAATGGAGCGAAATCCCTGACACAAGAAGAGAATTTGATGGACCAAGAACATCGCCTCGATGTTCCTTGAGCCTGAGCGATGATGATCGCAAAACAGCCATGGAAGATGAGCCAGGAGACTTGTCCCCATTGTTTATGTCCAATGCTGCTGGTTCAGATGATAGCGATGGCCATATCATAGATGGAAGTGATGTGATAGACCTGGTTACCCCAACCCCTGTAGGCAGGCTGCGGAGAAGGGGTTGCATCGACAGCATTTGCCCAAAGATCATTGATCTGACATCATCGCCTGTTGTCATTCAGTTGTAGCGCCGTGCTGCATTCCATTCTGCCTGATGTCATTCAGTTGTAGCGCTGTGCTGCATTCCATTGTTCTGAATCTATCGTGTAATAGTTACTCTTGTATCATCATGTGATGAAATAAGTTAAGAGTGTACGATACATAAACATAGGAGAAAGGACATTCTTTTATGAGACTCTTACAAAAGAATGTTTTACTCAGCTAGATATATAAATGGAAGTATATGGCAGATGTATAATTTTCTTGAAAGAATTGGACCTAATAAACCCACTTGAATAGATTAGGGACCTCCAAGTGCTTGTATGTGTTATGGGGACTTGGATGAGAATCATCTAATAATTTAAGGACCAGTCACAAAATTTacccttttcatttttttaatcatGTTCTCATACATGATTGTTGTTTCACAGAATTGCAACAAAAGGTCACTACTCACAGCGGAGGACCTTCTCAAAACAATCCCTAATCAAATTGGAGTTACATGAAAGAATAGGACTTAAACCAGGTCTCCCCAACCTGAAATTGAAGGCAGTATGGTCAGCTGGTATGAAATAAATAATACATTACATGATGAGATCCAAAAATCTTTATTCTTCTGAaagttcctttttctttcttctttgtgcAACATTCCTCCCAAGTAGAACATTTTGTTCTATAACAATTTTTTCATTTAACATGATTTAGGCTTGGAGAACCTCCACTCTCTCCGACATAGTGCCATTGGATGCTACAACTTTGGGCCTATGTACCATCAGGAAGCAAAAAAGGCTGCTGTCAAGGAGCCACTTAAGGATAATCCTAATCTTCAGTATATTGTTCAGAACAAATCCAGTGTGACCGTGCTTGTGCTTTTCATTAGTGATTATTTTTATTCTATATATTTGGATTATCTAACTGgttaaagttgcatatgtggctCCATGTTGGAAAAAAATATCAGAATGGTTCTAAACACAAGTGTGGGTgggttgtttttcttttgcaaCGAAACTAAGTGGTGGATGAGAATTATTTGTAGTGCAACATCTTATGAGTAGAATCTCAAAATCAAGTGGCATATTAAGCAGTTTTAATAAAAATATGGCAAAACAATGACTGGATCTTGTCCTGTCTAGTGTCTAGAACCGTAAATGTACAGGctttgaaatatggcatgataACAAAGACTGGGAAGTCTCCTTTTTTTACTTACCCAGTGGTTGCTTGGCCACAGCGTGCTCTACTGCTCTAGGATCCTGTCATCCGCAAAAGACCCATCCTTTCCTCAACAATTGTTTATCGCTCATCCCTGCCCTCTTGACTTGCATTGAGATCTTCGTCAACGTCAACCGCAGCGCCTTATCTAGACGCTCTCCACCGCTCCTCCGGTCCAGGGGAAAGAACACTGCGAGGAGGCAGCAAAAGCAAGGCCAGGCATCAGATCCAACGCACGCCACCGGCATCTGGTCGCAACACGGCCAGCGATCCACCGGCGAGATGGCTCCACAGGACGGCAGCTACAGTTAGACCTCAAAGTTCAAAGTAGAAGGTGCTGACATGGCGACAGGTATGCTCGACGAGAAATTCAGTGTTTGCTCACCCTCCCTGTTCAGTATTTTGACATTCTGTGTGCTTTCTTTTAAAGATTAAGACCTTGTTTAGTTGGttcgtgtaaaatttttgaaagagaatattttcacatttgaagtattaaacatagatcaatcacaaaactaattacaaaactcgtttgtaaactacgagacaaatttattaagactaattaattttTCAGTAGCACATGGTTACTGTAGCTCCACTGTAGCAATTTGGTGTCTAACAAGGAAAAATTTCTCGGCGAGAATTTTCCGAGAAAACCGAAAATCCTGTTTCTCGGCGGGGTCCGGTTTTTTTACTTATCGCCCGAAATTTTCGGCCCTTTTAAATATCCGCCCAAACCAAATTGGTGCAGTCAAATATCAGGCCACCCCGCTGCCTCCTAACACTAAATCTTATTCATATTCCATTCCCCATCTCTCTCGGTCCCTCCACGACTTCATAGGAAGCCATGGCGATAGCGATAGCCATATTAAACAGACTGTTTGTTGTGGCAAGAAAGTCATATTTATATGCATTGTTGTATCTTGTTTATACTATTAGATTGTTTGGAAATAATCTAGGTTACTTCTTGCATAAattgagattttttttctaaatttcatcCGAAATCAAAATGGCAAATCCGATAATTTTCCGAGAAATCCGATAAACACGTTTCTCGCTGACCTCCGGTTTTTTTCCCTTACCGGTAAGGAAAACCCTGGTGTCTAATCATAGcataattaggcttattagattcgcctcgtaatttacaagcaaactatgcaattagttttccATTTCATGTAGATTTAATATTCAATGCATGTGTCACACAtgttcgatgtgatagttttgtaattttgaattttacatcTAAACAAGACTATGTTTCCTCGTTCAGGTCTCTTGTGACTGCGTTGGGTATTGTTCGGGTGGATACTTAATTGGATGGTCGACCATTCTTGGCTGTCTGCTTAAGCAGAACCGATACCTGCTGCAAAACACACACAAGCAAGTGCTGCCTCCAAGGTCAGCTAAGATGGACATCGCCACTGGGGCGATGAACACCGTCCTCCCTAAGCTtgctgagctggtggtgggCGAATACAAGCTGCAGAAGGGTGCCAAGGGAGAGATACAGGAACTTCTCAGAAGGAGCTGAGAAGCATGACCGCAGCCCTCCGCAAGGTGGCTGAGGTGCCGGCGGACCAGCTCGACGAGCTGGTCAAGATCTGAGCCCGTGATGTGAGGGAACTATCCTATGACATTGAAGATGCCGTCGACACCATCATGTTGCAGGGAACCAAGCATGAACCTACCATGCCGTTCAGCCTCAGGGGATTCATTGATAGGACCATCAATTTGTTCAAGATGGCGGTGACCAACCATCAGATCCACAATGTTGTCGAAGACATCATGGAGCAGGTCAAGATGGTCAATGAGCGTCGTAAGAGGTACAAGGTTGATGAGGTGTCTAATAGTCCAGTTGTGGAGACTATTGATCCAAAGAATGAGCTGCCTAAGCGACTGTTGGAACAAGAGAGCTTATCGAGAAAGCAATCAAATATAATTCCTATAGTTGGGTTGGGAGGCTTGGGAAAGACAACCCTTGCCAATTCATTGCTGCAGGACTTTAAGGCACAATTTGATTGCCACTTTTTTGTCTCCGTATCCTTTAGTCCTGATATAAAGAAGATTTTTAAGAATATTCTTGTCCAACTTGATGAGAATAAGTATGGCCACATAGATGAATCATGGGAAATAAAGTTACTCATTGACAAAATTATAGAATTCCTCAAGAATAGAAGGTACAATTCTATGCTATACTGACTATTGATTGTCACAAGTAAactcttttttccttttgattGAGTGACAAATTATGCAACAACAGTCTTTTCAACTTTAATGTAGTTAACTCTAGCCTACAGTAATACTTCCGTCTTTCCAAACTACGGGTCATTTTTGTATTTAtagatacatagattttgctatgtattTAGCTATACAATTTATTTATGTAGATACATAGTAAAGATTAATACATCTAGAaatgagggaccgaagccggcgaccagaagggggtgaatgggagccgatcaaaatttcttcgaaattcgaaccaTCGGCCTAagtcccgaaaatcacccaagccctcaagcgttctgatcagagtttggaatagctatggaaaaactaaaccaacacaaaaggcctcgaacgagcgagcaaaACCACGAAGCagatcggaagcgaatcgggaaaactgcagaaTTGATCtgtcaggaccggtctgaccggtcgcggctgttcaaaaactagcagaccggtctgaccggtcttgcctaccggtctgaccggtggcacctagAAAACCCtccgaaaacttggattcaaacgatgaatctcaaccaaacgaccacgaaaatcgatgaaacttgggggatagcttcgcctctaccccgtgaacatatccctaagagatctcgtcctaaagatcaacaaatcttgagaattcgaggagagatcaagaaggattggggttttctcaaaaactcaattaatccaattcaaaagagctcgtgattccagagggtttgggaTAGGATTAGAAGCACGAGAATCACAACAAAGAGCTCGTGGAATCCTCGCaatcatgtgcaccaaaaacgaaatcgaaatccATCACTCAAGGGCACAAAACtaggggattggattgattcaaaaatcccagagggcacaaggaggatggggcctcctttcccaatcaaatccaatacaaagtctcacaattccataacaaatctactctaaagagaagaacagagggagggagacgcaggggcggcggcctggagaattaatgagtccacgaacagaatacaaaagccgcaattaacctaacacaagtgaaggggtatttatacccgcgggaccggtcagaccggtacgctggaccggtcagaccggttggttagaccggtcagaccggtgccagggaccggtcagaccggtttgcctgcagcaccccctgaacacgatctcatccgacggccgaggttctttcttcggaacgaagtcttctccacgatgccgccgtcttgatgaagatccagtccgcggttttggagggtccgcgaaacccgggtaggtggccggttttgagaaaaccgccaaaacctcacgcacgGGAaaattcccgcctccacgccgtggccctagacgccgttcccgcctcggccttctgacggccctagatgccgcccgacgcccgtcacctcctcgcccgtagcgaggccctagacgacgtcgacgcccgtcgcctccgtcagtcccgagaccgacgcccgtgcctccacgacttggcgtcttcaaccgccgtccgcctccttggttttgtggcgcaaaccaagaaacccgccttccatcgccgcttgcgccctcgatccaggagtggacgccacagctgccgcccggtccgagctccggtcccggctgcccttcaccgccgtccaccgcacggtccatcggccacagcacctccacggcagctccccgtcgacactcgacgcccgtgtacctgcaatccaaagaccaagcgcacgatcacaccgcacggttgacaattcactcat
This portion of the Panicum virgatum strain AP13 chromosome 2N, P.virgatum_v5, whole genome shotgun sequence genome encodes:
- the LOC120659737 gene encoding uncharacterized protein LOC120659737, coding for MARRGGAWRPRRRKAPPPPPAAEGGRDGDAGGAAEGGRPPPKRQGPAASVAGGGFFCCYLLRSLCPRSKSRTYIGFTVNPRRRIRQHNGEIASGAWRTRRGRPWEMVLCIYGFPSNVAALQFEWAWQHPIESLAVRKAAAEFKSLGGIGNKVKLAYTMLNLPSWQNLNLTVNFFSSKNIKFTAGCPSLPSQMKTVVCAMEDLQCNTDGPSSEEDNFSPEPQERQEEDSFIHSPQDRQKLSDSPQDRQELSDSPQDRQELSDSSLQDERSEHYWQQMTTDQDEHTAYCWQQPFPDLDEHSGHCWQQLPSDQDEHSGHYWQEPSFDQAQPMGAQAGIAGHDAEDSIDEFAPMEWSEIPDTRREFDGPRTSPRCSLSLSDDDRKTAMEDEPGDLSPLFMSNAAGSDDSDGHIIDGSDVIDLVTPTPVGRLRRRGCIDSICPKIIDLTSSPVVIQL
- the LOC120662392 gene encoding disease resistance protein RGA5-like: MPFSLRGFIDRTINLFKMAVTNHQIHNVVEDIMEQVKMVNERRKRYKVDEVSNSPVVETIDPKNELPKRLLEQESLSRKQSNIIPIVGLGGLGKTTLANSLLQDFKAQFDCHFFVSVSFSPDIKKIFKNILVQLDENKYGHIDESWEIKLLIDKIIEFLKNRRYNSMLY